The genomic segment ACATCATTGCATCATCAAACAGCTGCTccacagcgtaaacaaatgtaacacatcttaaactaatattctacagtAGGCATGTTCTCTGCTTGAAATTTCAGCTAAAGCAGTGAGACAcgaagaaataaaaaggcaacAAAGAGGAAAGTGTGCTGGTTCGGTTTTTGGTCCACCTGACCCAAGCTAGGATCACATGTGAACAgtgaacctcaactgagaaaatgtctctattagACTGTCCTGTAGGCAAATTTgtggagtattttcttgattaataattgatgcgGGAGGGCCCATCTCAGTGTGTGGTGCCACCGCTGGGCAGGTGTCCTGGGTTGCACAAAAAGTGAAGCTGAGACAAGTagtgggggcgcacacctttaaccccagcacaggcagaggcaggcggatctgagttcaaggccggcctggtctacagcatgagttccaggacagccagggctgcacagagaaaccctgtctcaaaaacaaaaccaaccaaacaaaagccaaaagccCCACCCTTAGCTGAGACactattggcagttgatagccACTGGGGGAAGGAGAGTCCATTGTTTTACTGGTGTGGCCCATGGAAGGTTGCCCATGCTCCCGTGGATGGCACCCTGCAGAGTACACACAGAAAGCTCTTGCTGGACTCaatgtaaatacaaaaataagtcaTGAAGGTGGGAAGGAGATTTGGGGAGGTGTTGTCTAGGAGGAGTTGGAGCTAGGGAGTGGGCAGTGGAGATGGATTCAAAcacattgtattcatgtatgaaactttttaaaaaagaaataaacctaggaATAAACCTAACTAAGGAGGTAAAAGAAtgacactgaaggaaaaaaattaaactgctCATGCTTAtggattaaaaaattaatattagaaAAATTGTGTATTACTGAGAGAAATGTAAAGATTTAATGTGgtccctatcaaaattccagtGACATTCTTTACTGATGTAGGGTAAAAAAAACAGTACTAAAATTCATGACAGCATAAAAGACCTtgaggacaggcagtggtggcacatgcctttaatcccagcactctagaggcagaggcaggcagatctctgtgagttcaaggccagcctgatctacaagagctagttcctagttccagaacaggttccaaagccacagagaaaccctatcttgaaaaaaaaaaagaaagaaaaagaaagaaaggaagaaagaaaggaaggaaggaaggaaggaaggaaggaaggaagaaagaaagaaagaaagaaagagaccttgaggagccaaaacaatcctaaaaagaaagaacaatggtGAATGCTTCATTTCTGTTCTCAAACTACAAGacagagccatagtaacaaaATCCTCATGAGAATAGCACCCAAACAAGAATGTCAGCCAGCACAATAGAGGATCCACATAGCTACAGCCGTCTAGTTTTAAACAAAGGTACTGAAAACACacattagaacaaaaagaaagcctCTTCAACATATGGCGCTGGGAAAACCAGATACCCACATAGAGAAAATGAACCAGACTCGTATCTCGTAgtctacacaaaaataaattccaaaaaaactaaccaactccaaatggatcaaagaccttaatgtaaGACCCAAAATTCCGACGCTGCTGAAAGAAAAGACTTTAAAGTTAGGTGTAAGGCAAGGACTTTGTAGAAAggactcctttaaccccagcacaggcATAGTAAATAACCTAAACTTGACAAAAGTTCTGTACAGCAATACAGAGATAATCTATGGGACAGGAGTAAGGAGTGAGAAAATATGCCACTCTTGCAGAGGCTCAGagttctggtgtaggaggttattctgtctttgtgttgctttcgttggttgaataaagaaactgccttggccttttgatagggcagaacttaggtagacagagaagacagaactgaattttgggaggaagaaagcagagtgaaagagagataccatggagcttccaggtcagacatgctgaatctttcccagtaagccacaacctcgtggtgagatacagattattagatatgggttaaatcaagatgtgagaattacccaataagaggctagagataatgggccaagcaataatttagtgaatacagtttctgtgtgattatttcgggtgtaagataGCTGGGCGGGCAGGacaagcagcccactcctcctgTTACAGAGTTCGGTTTCTAGCACCTGCAATGGATGGCTCATTGGAATGGGTGGCTAcattgtaactccagctctagggaatgtGATGCTCTTTTCTGGAATCCTCAAGCAGCACCTGACCTAACcatatgctgtggaataatccttttgtacaccaTGACTATGGTTTGCTctcattgttttaataaagagctaataGCCAATAACTAAGCAGGAAGAGGTTAGTTGGGATTTGCAAACAGGGaaaaagagaatgctgggaaggagaacaGAGTTGCCAgcgagatgcagaggaagcaggagatgaacatgctgtGCTGAAAAGGGGTACCACAATGTGGTAGAGTGtaggtaagaaatatgggttaagttgtaagagctagttagtaataagcctaagctatggaccaaggttatttatttatttatttatttttatttatttatgattttcaagaaaggattttctctgtgtaactttggagcctgtcctgtaacctgctctggagagcaggctggtctcaaactcacagagatctgcctgtctctgcctccctagtgatgggattaaaggtgtgtgccatcaccattTGGCTTTGGCTaagtgtttataattaataagtctctgtgttgttattagggagccaggtggcaggaaagaGCTGACTGACAAGGCAGAAAaattctgtacacacacacacacacacacacacacacatttttaaaaaatgtgccgGTTGTTTTTTGTCACCTTGGCAGaacctagagtcatctgggaggagggaaggtccACTGGGAAATCACATCCATCGTATTGGCCTGTGGGCCTGTCTGTGGGCATTATTTTGATTGACGGTTAATATGGTAGGATGTAGCCCACCGTGAGTgtcactcctgggcaggtggtccaggTTGGGCAAGCTAGGAGGAGCAAGCTGGCTAGAAGTATTTCTGCCTTTGCAGTAGACTGTAAACTGTatgatgaaataaaccttttcctccccaaattgttttgaacagtgttttatcatagcaacagaaatcaaacaatgacaaaaaaatctaaaaacaatgaGCTAATGTTTACCAACTACACATTATATATCTAAAAATCTATCACCTTCTATTAAAGACCTTAGATTATATGGAGAACTCACAAACTCCCACCCCAAACCATACAATCAACAAAAAAGCCGACTAAACAGTTCTCAGAAGAGGAAATATTAATAGCTAGTAACTCATTGAGAAGTGTTCCCATCGGTGGCCCTTAGAGAATACACACTGAGCTGCTTTGTGGCCCAGTCAGAATGACTCGAGaatgagaggaaggaggaaacctTGTGCATGagggtgggaatgcaagctggaacagccactgtggaaatttGTATGAacgctcagaaaaaaaaatctacaaacgGGACAACCAAATGACCCAGGTATCACACTCCCAGGGGAAGACGCAAAGGACTCTAGGTCAACAACTACggacacactcacacatccatGTCTGCTCCTGCTAAGTCAACAACTACAGACACACTCGCACGTCCAGGTCTGCTCCTGCTAAGTCAACAACTACAGACACACTCGCACGTCCAGGTCTGCTCCTACATCAACAACTACAGACACACTCGCACGTCCATGTCTGCTGCTCCTAAGTCAACAACTACAGACACACTCGCACGTCCATGTCTGCTCCTAAGTCAACAACTACAGACACACTCGCACGTCCATGTCTGCTGCTCCTGTATTCACAACTAGGAAATGCAgtcagcctagatgtccatcaagaaattgataaaggaaaaaaaaaaagaaattgataaaggaaatgtatacatacacacaatgtaattttatttacaGGAAGAGGAGACAAAAGGAAATCATTATGCTATATAAAATAAACCAAGTTTAGAAAGACAAAGGCCACATTTTCTCTCCTATACAACAtctagggtttttgttgttgttggagacaggtttctctgtagccctggctgttctggaactcgctctgtagaccaggctggtctcgaacttatatgtctctgcctcttttgtgctgggatttaaggggtgcaccaccactacctggccaaactctagtttttttttttttttttttttttttttgctgtttcaaaaggctttatttttacttGGTCCAAGACTTGAGAGGGGCTCCAGGGCATTTCAAGGCTGCCTAGTGGCTTCTTGAGAGGTTCGGGTGAAGGTCCTGAGGCCGGCTGGTGCAGAGCAGAGGTGGGAGCCCCTCGGAAGGAGAGGCCTCCTAGTCATGCTTGAGAGTGAGCCGCTCAAAGAGGTACTCGCCCAGAGACGCCTGGGGCCCAGAAGCCAACCTGCGGAGGTTGGTCAGGTGGTTGCCCATCTTCTTGATGACCTTCACCTCCTTATCCAGGAAGTGGTTTTCAAGGAAGTCACAGAGATGAGGATCTGTGCGAGCAGAGCCCAGGGAATGAAGATCCAAGAGGGCCTGGTTCAAGTTCTTCTCCAAGGCCAGGGCAGCTTCCATGGCCTCCTGGGTTTTACCCCACTCATCTTGAGATGGCTTCTGCACATCCTGAAAGAGTGCGCGGCCTCCGCGATCGTTCTGCAACTTGAGGAGACGCTCGGCGCCCTCGCGCTTCTCCTCGGCCAATTCGCGGAAGAAGTGGCCTACACCCTCCAGAGCCACGTCATCCCGGTCAAAATAGTAGCCCAGCGAGAGGTAGGTGTAGGAGGCCCTCAGGTGCAGGTTGACCAGGCGGTTCACGGCAGCCTCCACTTCGGTGGAATAATTCTGACGAATCTGGGAGGTCATGGCTGAGACGCAGTCTGGAGCTACCCGCAAAGAAACGGTGCTGGCTGGTCCTGGGAGCCGAAGGCGGCGAGGAAATGGTCCCGGAGGCTGCGACTGCAGATGAGGAGCGGTGGAAGCTAACAAAGGGAGGCCCCGGGTCTGTTCCGTCCAAACACTGTTGAAGCAAGACACAGATCCACGGGATCTCCAAAGGCTGCTCCAAACTCTAGTTTTTTATATGGGTAGggatgtgtgttggggtggggccAGAGAGAACACTATGAAGGGGGAGGAATGAGCTTAAGGGGTGCAGAAGGTAATGGCACACACAAGACATAAAAGCAAAAGGGGGTGACTTGGGAAGAAGGGTATCAGCAAGAAGACAAGGGGACACAGAGTGGGGGTGGAGCAGGAACAGACAATATAGATGCAGCTGTGAAAATGTCATAACAAAGCATGTTGCTTTGTCTGCTAACTTACCCGAACCCTGGCAAACAAAACACTAgactgaaggaaaggaaaagaaaaactggtaAGACTCAACACTCACAGGCACAGCTTTACTCAATGAATGATAGTTTTCTTGTAGAAAACAGATGCTTTCTATCACAGAGAATATTCTAATAAGAGCAAACACATCTGCACCTGCACATGGTGGCCTTGTTAAACAGAGATCACTGCACCTCTAAATTCCTGAGCAGGTTTCAACAGGCAGAACCTATTGCTCACTTGCGGGTGGACTTCCCACTGTGTAAACCAGCCTCTCACAGGAAGTGGTTCTGGGTTTCAGAACAACTTTAGTGTACATTTCCTGAGCGTGGAGGGTCAGAACTGCCTTCATCTGCTGCGCTGCATGCACCGGCAGCTGCGAGGCATTTGCAGGTGCTTTTGTCTACCCCAGAGTTAAATTTGCAGACATAATGAACACGGGTTAACTCCAATCTTGCCGGACTATAATTATTCACTCATTCTCAAAAATGTCTATGCCGTGTCCCTTTACCACACCCTCCCCCTTTGCTTCATCTAGAAACATCTGTAGCCTTCGGGGGCCATGCACAGGCCCCTTTCTGCTGAGGGAAGTCTTCCCTGCTATTCTGCCCGCGGTAATCCAGGTTCTCACCTTCTTCAGCCTTCATCGGAAACCCGGCTCTAATCCCTCTCCTgagtaatattatttaaaaatatttttacaagtttCTGAGTTACCTTCCCTTTGGATTGCCATCTCTAATGGGATTCCTAAgctgtttttctgtgtttctcataGGCCTACACAACACATGCAAGTGTCTTGGTTTTATATGTCTGTTCGTGTTCACAGATTTTCTGGGACCGAGCTTTCTCTTCGTGGACATGGAGCAGGAGGTCTCAGAACTCGTCAGCTGACTCCGTGTCCCAGCTGCAGGACAGCTGTTCATCCTGCAGGAACTCAACTTCAACATCATACACaaaactggggtcatcctttctcttctgatttttctCGAAAAGTTCATCCATGATGCTCTTCCTTTTGGCCAGCTCCTTGTCATCGAGTTTGTTCAGGTCTTCCTCGGGGTCAATGGTTGTTTCCCGTTGAATTTTTTCCATCGTCTCTGCCAAACTCTGCCCCTGCAAGTAACCTCGTAAAAGACTGAACAGCTTCTCCAGCTGCTTCAGGGACACCTGCTCTAGGTAACTCTTGTGCCGTGGATTATTCTTTAATTGCTCAGCAGCTCTGGTGCAGTCtaggaggaagaaaagtgaaTAGACAGCACACATTTGTCACCAATACTGGAAAGACTGAGACAGACCAAAACCATGAGATCACCAGCTCCAAGGTAGCCAACTGCCTAAAGGGGCCTATTGAAATCAATAATTATTCTTTAGAACTATAGTTTTATAGTAAATTGAGTTTTGTATGGTATAATCATGCTGTTATatagcagtttatttatttttttctgagattaaaACAAACCAAtctggtgggggaggagggaataggagagaaggagggagggaaaactccagttagaatgtaaaataaataaattaattataaacaaaacaaacattccaTTCTATAGAGAAGCTTCTtcacacaaaaactaaacaatCTAAAATAACTCCAGGAAATCCCCAAagctgaccagattcactaggcccttCCTCCCTAGAATAAAGACTGCTGAGGGCCACTCTCAGAGGAGCCAAGCTACACAAGAGACTCTGGAGACCAGCCAAACAGCCTAAATGAATCAAAAACCAGTGGAACTGCCTAGAAGAGGCTCAGACCAATAGAGCCAACTAAAAAGGACACTCTCCCACCTGCTGagatgcctgcaggctgtgcggtgtgctccaggttcccagtttTATGAGCTGTCACCATGCTGGGGTAGAAGTCAGTGGTGCAGCTGtctgtgagtcatttctgctcccgTAAGTAACCTCTCATCCATagtcctgtaagtaaccccactaaagctcattggttcaccaagctgaacTTCAATGCTATCTGTCATGGCCTCCCTATCTGAGATAAACACACGTAAATATGTAGTGTCTCCCTAGGAAATGCTTGTCACACAATGAGCACACACCTGTACTCTATAGCATTTGGAAGAATTGGGAAGATAGaatgtttgaggctagcctgggctacttaactAGATCCTGCCTTCTAAACAAAACCATAACTGCatggtatggtggtgcatgtttaTAATTGCTTCTCATCCCTGCATCAGGGAGGTGACATAGAGAGATCTTAAAATGCCCAAAAGAGCTGGCTGGTGGTGTCAATGCTTTTAATCCCACACCTTTAACTtcagtgtatgagtgtttgcctgaatgtatgtatgcacactaTGTGCGTGCAGTGCCAGGAGAGACCACAAGAGGCATCAGATAACCTAGAATTGGAGTTAgaaaatggttgtgagcctccaggtgggtgctgggaactggacccagctataagagtagcaagtgcttttaaatgctgaaccatctttctagcccccaaatgaaacattttaaataaataaataaaccaaccaaccaacctagTTTTGGTGTAGAGAAAgacaaatggatttttttcttttttctttttctttttttttttttgtactttcttAACCAAAAATTACTTTGTGGGATGTTAAAAACTGTCAACTGAGGAAACTGTCTAAGGATGAAAAATGCCATAATTTTTACTAATTTTAGAGACTGagtatcactatgtagcctttgTAGGCCTagagtcactatgtagaccagggttgGCCcccaactctcagagatcctctgccccccatggctaggattaaaggcatacttgCCCAGCGCCCCCGCATAGTTTTTAAAAGGCAGCCATGTGACACTAATAAAATGCTgtctacaaataaaaaaaaacatttggagagagagagagaaggaaatttAGTATTATTACAGTAGTATATCATTTAACTCATGTAACCATTCTAAAATGTTAAATCATCAATTCTTTGACTGTTAAAAAGTATAGATTGGGTAATGCTTAGttagggcttttattgctgtgatgaaacaccatgaccaaaagcaagttggggggtgagggtttatttggcttacacttctatgTCATATAGTACATgattgaagaaagtcaggacaggaactcaaacagggcaggagctggtgcagaggccagggagggtgctgcttagtggcttgcttccctctggcttgctcagcctgctctcttattccacccaggaccagcagcccaggagtggcaccacctacagtgagctgggctctcccacatcaatcaagaaaatgcaccaaagGTTTGTCTACAGACCTATCTGTTGGgggcatttttttcaattgacactccctcttcctaaatgactctagcttgtgtcaagctgacataaaaataCCAGTACAGAAGCTGAAGTTTATGAACAATCTGGTCCCTGATAGTCATGATTTAAACCTAAGTTTAACTCTGAAGAACCTCTCATTCCATTGCACGAAACTAAATACCTCCCCCTCTCTTTCGCTCTCTGTCTCCTCACTCCCTCGGTTCTCCCTCTCAGTGGGACTGCATCCAGGACTCCATACGTGTTaggaaagtgctctaccactTTCCCTTCCcaacccatcttttttttttcttcccaaatatTGAGGCAGGTTATCTCAAGCTATCCAGGCTTGAatttgcaattttcctgcctcagcctcctaacgTGCTTGGATTATGGGTATATACCGCCATACCTGATTATGTCAGGCTATTTTTATTAAGTGACGTAAGAATATTTAAGACAGgaggcaagggctggagagattgctcaagGTTAGGTGTGCCTGCTGTTCTTGCAGTGTTTCCAAGTTTAGCAACCCACAGGCtcgtaactccagtttcagggatctgatgtccttccAGGCTCTGAAGACACCCACATGCATGGCGAACACTCACAGAGACACGTATACATAAATTAAACAAGACAAGAGGCAGGATAAACAAGGGGTACCTGAGAACTTGGAGAAGTTTCGGACTGGCATAATGCGCTGGCGGCTCTTTCCTTCGGTCTCATTGTCGTAAATTAAGACAATAGCCGGGGGCTGGAATCTAATTCCACATTTCTTGGCAACGCATTTCATTTTGACATACAATTCAGTGTAAACTGGAGGAAATCTGAGAAAAATGGGATAGCTGTGGAACcagtttcagaaaaagaaaacccaaattgaGGTCGGTATTGAAtaaatgggctttctccttctcctcagcgGATCTGGCTATAGTCTCAGCCCTGGAACTACACACTCAGCTAACAAAGTTCAAGACTTTGAGGGCCACCTTGAAAGTTCAGCTGGCCAAGGCTAGCCTCGTTTGTTGGACCTCTGAGTCTCTGCTTGGTTGGGATGCAGGTCCTTCCCACATGAGCTAGGTAATGCCCTTCGGTCTGGACCCTTAGTGTACTGCATTCTTACCAGAGATTACACAGGAACCTCAAACAAGCCCAACAACTGACCTGCTAGCCTAcagaagcattttaatttttcatttaaaggatGTCTGAATTACCCTCTTATTAATATTATAGTCTTTTaaactttttcctcttttgagtCAGATtttcatatagcccagactggccttgaacttgttatgtaatggaggatgaccttgaacttgtgatcccccagcctcaacttccccagtgttagaattacaggcatgtgcctccaaGCTTGGTCTATGGGGTGCTGcaaatggaacccagggtctcgtGCATaccagacaagcactctgccagttatgctacatctccagcacttttttcttttaaataaacattttatagagAGAGGTTCACTAGACCAGATCTACCCCACCCCATACTTTATGAATTCTTTTATTCATCAAGAGGCTATTTTAAGCAGTAgggagatggtggtggcacacacctttaatcccagcacttgggaggcagaggcaggcggatctctgtgagttcaagctcagcctggtctacagagcaagttccaggacagctaggcctgtttgttacagagaaaccctgtcttgaaaaaccaaaaaaaaaaaaaaagaaaagaaagaaagaaagaaagaaagaaagaaagaaaaggaaaggaaaaaaggttattttaaaaatcattactcACCATCTATCATCCCTGTTAGTCTACTTGCTCTGGGAAGGCAAGAGTGTGTCCAGTTCATTAAGCTCTTAGCACATATCTGGAACACAAGAAGGGGAATACTTATTTAATGCTATGCATTCATATAAACGGAGGTTTCTATATATTATCCTGGGGCACTGGGGCAGGAGCTGAGTGCTGTTACACATTGTGAAATAATATTAAGCACCGTTAACTGTTGGTCGGATTGTTAGCTCTCTGTGGCTTCTTTCTGTGAATGATTCAGACCATGTAGGGCAGTAGCTTCACAGGTCCTTCTCTTACACCTAGGGCCCGGAGCAGGGACCTGTCAGCAGCCCCTTCACTGGGCAGAcacagctttccttccttcctttcttccttccttccttccttccttcttgtttctCTGAGGATGCCAGAGAACCACAGCCGAAGACAGCCATGGTGAGCACTCCAGCCGGCAGGCACAGGCCTTGGAAAGCACACGCTGGGCATAGCCTCACGAAGCATGAGTAACCCTGTGTTCACCCATGCCAGGGCCAGTGTGCAGTCATCCCGGTGGCTCAGCAGCAGCTCTGGGATGCAGATCATGACATCCACTTGCATGAAGGGCTGTGTAAACGTCCTCGGGGCAAGCATCCTTGCCTAGCATCCATCTGGCCGCTCAGTTTTGGAGTCACCTGTGATACACCCTCTTTGTTCTGCTCCAAGTGCTCCATGTTACAACATTAGGGTCATTCAAAGGCTTTTCAAACAGTCTTGgtcttttctttcccacttttGATCTTTAGGACTAGcagaccagactgagctctcaactCCAAGAAGACATGGTAAAACTGCACGCTGGTAGCAGCCTCCATCCTGGTGGCAGCAGTCACAGCCCATGAAGGCAACTGAAGGTTCCAAGAATAGGTAcctgtggtggtctgaaggaggactctcattggttaataaagaaactgccttggctttttgatagggcaggatttagataggtggagtagacagaacaggatgctgggatgaagggaagtgaggcagttgcttcaggcagttgccatgcctctcctctctgagatggatgcaggttaagatctctcctggtaagccacccctcgtggtgctacatagattactaaatatgggttagagcaagatgtgagaattagttaataagaggctgaaactaatgggccaggcagtgtttaaatgaagacagtttgtgtgttgttattttggggcataagctagccaggcggccaggagccgggcgggatgaaaaacaggcctgctggcagctccccactacagtggtctgaataaaaatggcccctgtCGGGAGTCGCGctcttaggaagtgtggccttgctggaggaggtgtgacctcctccatacatatacatatacagatcaagatgtataactctcagctccttctccagcaccatgtccgcctgcatgccaccatgtcctacatgatgatgataatggactaaacctctgaactgtaagacagccctaattaaatgtgttctttataagagttgctgtggtcatggtgtctcttcacagcaatagaaaccctaagaaagcAACTGAAGCAGAAATAGTAGAGAAATTATGAGGCCTAGGTGCTGAAGAGTTTCAGGGCGCTCCCAGGTCTTGAGAGCGCAGGGTTCTCGTACCCTGGTCTAACAGCAGTAAGACTATCCATTGCAGGAATGGAGCCGCTCATGGCCCCGGGACCTGTAACTTAGCTCTGTAGAACAACCATAGGCACTTTGTTTAAGAAGTTGACAGTATCTGTATTGGTTCATTATAGAAAAACAGGgacaaaagagaggaagaaaacacgAAATATTCACCTAGACTCCATCTTTATGTTTTATGCTTGCCAAGCAGACTTGCCATACAGGACCATAATCTGCAGTCTTACCTTTGCTGTTAGAGGTGAGAATTTGTATTCCTCTGAGAGTAGGCATAATAAAGAGTTGCTTTTCAGACTACTGTGCTCTGCCTTTGATCTGAGTCAGTGACTAGCACTACTCCCAGGTCACCTCATTAAAGTATGATGTTAGTGTACTTCCTAAAACGACTACTAAACACATTATAACAGATGACCACACTTGTCAATACAACTGACGATAATGTAGGGCGTTCACTATAGagttttcctttttgaatttatttttagggacaggatttctctgtctagccctagccatcctggaaactagctcttgtagaccaagctggctttgaactcatgagatccgcctgcctctgcctcccaagagctgggactaaaggcgtgcgccaccacacctggctgcccATATTTCTTAACTGCAGGCTTGTAGTGTTATATTACACCCTTCCCCACTCCGAGACCTCATAGCCTGGTCAACACTAGCACTCTCCAAAACTGCTAACACGGTCCCAGAGTTGGGAGGAGTGACAGCATGTTTCCCTAACTGTTCTTGGCCGCATGTgtacttttcttcccagggatcAACG from the Arvicola amphibius chromosome 10, mArvAmp1.2, whole genome shotgun sequence genome contains:
- the LOC119824837 gene encoding ferritin light chain 1 codes for the protein MTSQIRQNYSTEVEAAVNRLVNLHLRASYTYLSLGYYFDRDDVALEGVGHFFRELAEEKREGAERLLKLQNDRGGRALFQDVQKPSQDEWGKTQEAMEAALALEKNLNQALLDLHSLGSARTDPHLCDFLENHFLDKEVKVIKKMGNHLTNLRRLASGPQASLGEYLFERLTLKHD
- the Cep19 gene encoding centrosomal protein of 19 kDa — protein: MKCVAKKCGIRFQPPAIVLIYDNETEGKSRQRIMPVRNFSKFSDCTRAAEQLKNNPRHKSYLEQVSLKQLEKLFSLLRGYLQGQSLAETMEKIQRETTIDPEEDLNKLDDKELAKRKSIMDELFEKNQKRKDDPSFVYDVEVEFLQDEQLSCSWDTESADEF